The genomic DNA AGCGTGGCCGCCACCTACGGCCTGGACCTCGACGCCCTGCTGGCAGACCTGAACCGGGCCGCTGCCCTGCCCGCTGCCGACCATTGATCCCGCCGCGCCACCGCGCCTGACAAAAGAAGATCGGGACACCGGCATCATGCCGGAATCCCGATCTTTTCAATAAACGATCAGTTATCGTCAGCCAGGGAACATCAGCTCCCGGCGGCAGGCGGGACGAGCCGCGTGTTGGAATCCCAGATCATCTCTTTTTCCGGCAGCAGCGGGATATACTTGAACCACGTGTGGCTGGCCATGTGCTCCGGGCTCTGTTGCAGCTTGCGGCTGTGCTCCAGGATCGGGGGCACCAGCTCCTTGATGTCGCCGGACAGGGCCTCGGCAGTGGTGAAGGCAGCGGCCTGGATGGCGATATCCACCGCCTTCTGGCTGTACTGCTGCGACTTGGCCAGGGTGTCGAGCGCCTTGGTCGGGTTGTGGAAGCCCACGCTGTTCTCGGCAGAGATCAGATCCCAGAAGAACTGGCCCTTGCGGCACATCTCGCGGGCGGCGATCATCAGCTGGTCGTAATCGGCGGGCTTGTCGCCCTCGAACTCGGCGGCCATGCGGATGGCCTCGTGCGCCTTGACCGAGATTTCCTGGGCCGTGAGCAGCTGCTCCCAGACCTTGTGCTGGGTGTAGAGCACGCGCTCGCGCAGGTATTCCGGCGACTTGTCCGTGTGGCACTGGCGGCACGCCTTCATGTCCTGGTCCTTGAGGGGCGAGGTCCAGTGGTGGTTGGATATCTTCTTCTTGCCGTCCAGACGGGCATAGCTCATGTGGCAGTCGGCGCAACTCACGCCAGCCGCGCCGTGCACGCCGTTGAACCAGGTCTCGTACTCGGGATGCTGCGCCTTGAGCATGGGCGTCTTGGACACGGGATGGACCCAGTCCACGAAATTGCCCTCAAAGCCGGGAATCTCGCCGTTGCCGTGGGACTTGTAGTAGGTGTACATCTCTTCCGGGTCC from Pseudodesulfovibrio aespoeensis Aspo-2 includes the following:
- a CDS encoding ammonia-forming cytochrome c nitrite reductase subunit c552, which gives rise to MRRVIPLFALLAALCALALAACSEVSEPETPVFKTKLSVDERSNSKFKPEFPLHYETYLRNNESEIMTEYGGSVAYSKNDNVNPLPEGYKHAQPYLKNLWLGYPFSYEYRAARGHTYAMKDILHIDRLDRYNEKAGLPATCWNCKTPRMMDMVKEYGDDFWAKDFNEFREKFDLDEDTIGCANCHDPTNMELRLYSEPLQDQLKAEGKEFKDLPRNDKRALVCGQCHVEYYFTDVGMGPAKKPVFPWAEGKDPEEMYTYYKSHGNGEIPGFEGNFVDWVHPVSKTPMLKAQHPEYETWFNGVHGAAGVSCADCHMSYARLDGKKKISNHHWTSPLKDQDMKACRQCHTDKSPEYLRERVLYTQHKVWEQLLTAQEISVKAHEAIRMAAEFEGDKPADYDQLMIAAREMCRKGQFFWDLISAENSVGFHNPTKALDTLAKSQQYSQKAVDIAIQAAAFTTAEALSGDIKELVPPILEHSRKLQQSPEHMASHTWFKYIPLLPEKEMIWDSNTRLVPPAAGS